The proteins below are encoded in one region of Candidatus Poribacteria bacterium:
- a CDS encoding acyl carrier protein, whose translation MSWALEADIRNAIAEQECVEPESIDVHENLCAQLGMDSLSELAMVAMIENRFDVTIPDARLEDLKSVEGIADVLESLGVVPTGWDMRIEELAS comes from the coding sequence ATGTCCTGGGCACTCGAGGCTGACATTCGGAACGCGATCGCGGAGCAGGAGTGTGTGGAACCGGAGTCGATCGACGTCCACGAGAACCTGTGCGCCCAACTGGGAATGGACTCGCTCAGCGAGTTGGCGATGGTCGCCATGATCGAGAACCGTTTCGACGTGACGATCCCAGACGCCCGGCTGGAAGACCTGAAGTCCGTGGAAGGCATCGCCGACGTCCTCGAAAGCCTCGGCGTCGTGCCGACCGGCTGGGACATGCGGATCGAGGAGCTCGCGTCATGA
- a CDS encoding transposase: MQTTDDAKPEPKPEPTIWAVPDDVWEIIEEILNREYPRHRQDRKRVPLRPVLDGVVYKLRTGCQWNRIPKEYGDDSTIHRHFQAWCE; the protein is encoded by the coding sequence GTGCAAACGACCGACGATGCCAAGCCGGAACCCAAGCCGGAACCGACGATCTGGGCGGTTCCCGACGACGTGTGGGAGATCATCGAGGAGATTCTGAACCGCGAGTATCCTCGACATCGGCAAGACCGCAAGCGCGTGCCGCTTCGCCCGGTGTTGGACGGGGTTGTCTACAAGCTGCGCACCGGCTGTCAGTGGAATCGAATCCCCAAGGAATACGGCGACGACAGCACGATCCATCGCCATTTCCAGGCGTGGTGCGAGA